In Choloepus didactylus isolate mChoDid1 chromosome 18, mChoDid1.pri, whole genome shotgun sequence, the genomic stretch TTCTAGAAGTCACCCACTCCCAGTTGGAACCAGGACCTCTGCCCCTGGGCCCCGAGACCCTCTCCCCAGGCTGGCTATCTCCAggctcctgcccccaccctcctGCCCAGCTTACCCACTTCCGGAGGTAGCAGTGGAAAAGGCAGgtgtgctgtgtgacctcaggcacttccctgcccctctctgggcctgaaTCTCCCCAGCTGGCTTACGGAGGCAATAATGGGGTATAGGGTCTGCCTACACCGAGTCCTTCACTTGTCTGCTCAGGATCCCAGGCACCTGCAGTACGTGGCAGATGTGAACGAGTCCAACGTGTACGTGGTGACCCAGGGCCGCAAGCTCTATGGGATGCCCACGGACTTTGGCTTCTGTGTCAAGGTGAAGACCCTGGCCCGGGAGGGAGTGGTTGCTGCTTGGGGTCCAGGATCCTCCTTGGGGCTTCTGAGCTCTATTCTGGGACACCCAAATGCTTCTTTCTATACCTTGTCCCAGTTGGAGACCCCTTAAGTTCTTCCTTGCCCCATGGAGTTGGGGGACAGATGTCTGATCTTAAAGACAGATCTGGGACCAGCCAGTTTCCTCTCCCTGTAGCCTAACAAGCTTCGGAATGGCCACAAGGGGCTCCGCATCTTCTGCAGCGACGATGAGCAGAGCCGTGCCTGCTGGCTGGCTGCTTTCCGTCTCTTCAAGGTGAGGCCCTGCCTTTGGCATCCCTGGCATAAGGGAAGTCTCTGGAATAAGGGGCAGCACAGCCCCTCTCTCTGAGAAGCCCTGGTCCAAGGACTGGAGTCACAGCGCTGGCTTCTGGAAGCTCCTTCTTCAAGGGCAGAGACCCAGCCCTGCTCTTGGGAGTCCCAGCTCAGCCACGGGGCTTGCCTAACCCCGGGCCCTCTTTCTTTCCCTACCTCCCAGTACGGGGCGCAGCTGTATAAGAATTACCAGCAGGCGCAGTCTCGCCACCTCCGCCCGTCCTGTTGGGGTTCCCCACCCTTGGTGAGTGTGGAGGGGCCATagcggggggtggggagagtaCACCTTAGCCCTGTATTGACCCCTTTCCCCATCCTATCTCATCTCCAGAGGAGCGTCTCGGATAACACCCTGGTGGCCATGGACTTCTCCGGCCATGCTGGGCGTGTCATTGAGAACCCTGGGGAAGCTCTGAGTGCAGCCCTGGAGGAGGCCCAGGCCTGGAGGGTGAGGGGCCGGCACCCATCTGCACGTCTGTGCGCGGACCCCCTCTCCATATGGGTTTCCCTggagtgggagggaggaagagaggggtaAGGGGACAGACCCCCAGCCCGGCTGGGGAAAGGGGATCTACATTCCTGGTGTGCCAGGCTCTGACTTCCTTCTGTTCCCCACACTTGGCAGAAGAAGACGAACCACCGCCTGAGTCTTCCTACCCCGTGCTCAGGCACTAGCCTCAGTGCAGGTGAGTGGGGGCCCAGTGTCCTCCCTGGGGCGGGCAGGATGGGGGTCCCCTCCCCGGGGGGTGACTCTCCTTCTGCCTCCCCCACCCAGCCATCCACCGCACCCAACTCTGGTTCCACGGACGCATTTCCCGCGAGGAGAGCCAGCGGCTCATTGGGCAGCAGGGCCTGGTGGACGGGTAAGGGGCAGGGCTGGGCGGGGCAGCAGGCCCCGGGGAGGAGAGACCCTGGGTCAAGGTGGTAGCAGCATGTCCTCAGGTGATGTTGCCCTGTTCCCTGCAGCCTGTTTCTGGTCCGGGAGAGTCAGCGGAATCCACAGGGCTTCGTCCTCTCCCTGTGCCACCTGCAGAAAGTCAAGCATTATCTCATCCTGCCGGTGAGTAATCCCCTCCTTCCTTGAGAGGCCACGATTCCTGCACTGCACACCCAGGGCTCCTGGCAACTTGTCCTCCTCATCGAGCTCCCACCAAAGGCTGCCCCAGcctgaaagagaaaaggggacatCTGCCCTGGCCCAGGAGGGAGCTCCCCAAACCTCATGCCCTTCCCTGACTTTCCACCTCTCTGGCCATACCCCAGAGTGAGGAGGAGGGCCGCGCCTACTTCAGCATGGACGACGGCCAGACCCGCTTCACAGACCTGCTGCAGCTCGTGGAGTTCCACCAGCTGAACCGCGGCATCCTGCCCTGCTTGCTGCGCCACTGCTGTACCCGCGTGGCCCTCTGAGCCCTGTCTCAGCCCTGCTTCAGCTGCACCCTGAGCCTGCTTCAGAGTGGGCTCGGGGTGTACAGAGGGTGGGGACAGGATCAAGAACAACTGGAGGGTGCCCCTCCCACTCTGGTTTTCTCTCCTGCTCCTTCCCCTCCGTCAGGCAGAAAGTACCCCCTGTCCAGTCCACCCTCAACCCTTTTCCTCACGGGA encodes the following:
- the GRB7 gene encoding growth factor receptor-bound protein 7 isoform X1, which encodes MELDLSPPHLSSSPEDLCPAPETPPGTPPPPDSPLPGEVKKSRPLPIPTSRKLREEELRATSLPSIPNPFPELCSPPSQSPILGGPSNTRGLLPRDASRPHVVKVYSEDGTCRSVEVAAGATARHVCEMLVQRVHALSDENWGLVECHPHLALERGLEDHESVVEVQAAWPVGGDSRFVFRKNFAKYELFKSSPHSLFPEKMVSSCLDAHTGISHEDLIQNFLNAGSFPEIQGFLQLRGSGRKLWKRFFCFLRRSGLYYSAKGTSKDPRHLQYVADVNESNVYVVTQGRKLYGMPTDFGFCVKPNKLRNGHKGLRIFCSDDEQSRACWLAAFRLFKYGAQLYKNYQQAQSRHLRPSCWGSPPLRSVSDNTLVAMDFSGHAGRVIENPGEALSAALEEAQAWRKKTNHRLSLPTPCSGTSLSAAIHRTQLWFHGRISREESQRLIGQQGLVDGLFLVRESQRNPQGFVLSLCHLQKVKHYLILPSEEEGRAYFSMDDGQTRFTDLLQLVEFHQLNRGILPCLLRHCCTRVAL
- the GRB7 gene encoding growth factor receptor-bound protein 7 isoform X2, translating into MLVQRVHALSDENWGLVECHPHLALERGLEDHESVVEVQAAWPVGGDSRFVFRKNFAKYELFKSSPHSLFPEKMVSSCLDAHTGISHEDLIQNFLNAGSFPEIQGFLQLRGSGRKLWKRFFCFLRRSGLYYSAKGTSKDPRHLQYVADVNESNVYVVTQGRKLYGMPTDFGFCVKPNKLRNGHKGLRIFCSDDEQSRACWLAAFRLFKYGAQLYKNYQQAQSRHLRPSCWGSPPLRSVSDNTLVAMDFSGHAGRVIENPGEALSAALEEAQAWRKKTNHRLSLPTPCSGTSLSAAIHRTQLWFHGRISREESQRLIGQQGLVDGLFLVRESQRNPQGFVLSLCHLQKVKHYLILPSEEEGRAYFSMDDGQTRFTDLLQLVEFHQLNRGILPCLLRHCCTRVAL